In Labrus bergylta chromosome 5, fLabBer1.1, whole genome shotgun sequence, the genomic window AGCTACCAGCATTTGAGGAATTTAAATCATTCTATTACTGCAAGTTCTAGGTGCATAATGAATTTGTGGTCATGTGACTTATAAacaaaactgtgtttctgatgTGGCTTCGTCCTGCCCACATATTGGACTCTTGATTGTATTTGGACAGCAGGGGAGAATTCCTTTGAATGACCTCTCATTTCATCATGACTTTTACCAATCTTAGCTCCGACTCCTTCCTAAcattcctctttcttctctgttctgTGTGACAATCGAATCCCACAGGCCCTGTTTGTCTTCATGGCTCTGTCGTTTTCCCGTGACGAGGTCCTGTGGCTCGTCAGACACTCTGAGAATATGCCAAAGATAAAAACGCCAGAGGATTACATTGACAAGTAGGTCGCACAAATCTGGCAGCTAAAAAGTTCTCCACCACTGCAACTCCAGCAGCATCTATGAGATATAACTGTCCTTTAGAAAAGATTTGCATTGGCTTTTTTCAGACATTGGTGTTGGTTTGTTCTGTCTGTTCTTCCAGTCAAATGGCAGAGCTGCTGTTCTACATGGAGAAGCTCAGAGGTCTGATGAAAAACTATTACCTTGTAGTTCAACGCTACCACGTCCAATACCTGTCACAGTTTGATGCCCTGGTTCTCAATGACACCATTCAGGTACGTGCAGATATCTAGAAAAAGTCAGCTCACACTCGCACATCACTAATTCAGGTGCTGAGTCGTAAAAATCCCCACTAGATATGATGCACACTCGCAACACTATGGACTCCCAAAGATATCcttatttatttgttatataTAAAGGCTCTTCTTCAGGTGCACGTTGTAAAGCAAATAAATTAGTATATCTTTGGGAGTCTTTGTGCATCACATGGAGTCACAGAGTCACATGCAGATATCCTACAAAAAATTGAAAGAAATTTAGAAAATGACATTGCACCAATGCAGGTCTTATGGTCcctgtcctgctgctgctagagAACACACAGGCCcatacacaaatgcacactCACAATGCAGCACTCAATTATGTGCAGAAATGAAGGTGAATAATAACATTTCTGTACAATTATTAATACATGCAGTACTGTATTTGTAACATAAATCATGAAACCTTTATTTCTCCTCTCCAGAACATGTATGTTTGTCCAGAAGAAGAATCAGTCCTGATGACTTCATTTGTCTCCACGCTGTCCGCTCTGTCAATCAAACAGGGTAATCTCAACAAGATATGGCAGATTATCTAAAACTGAACACACTCCAAATAACCTCTACTTCAAATGCCCCATGAAATATGCAGTTTGAATTATAATGCTCTGAATTTTCCCCTGCAgtggaaaacaaagaagagTTTGACTTCAGAGGACTTAGACTGGACTGGTTGAGATTGCAGGTGAGTAGAGTTTCATGCTCCAAACAGAAAACTGCAGtgttttcatttataattttagACACTGAATGGATGTAACCTTGACAGTTTATCTGTCTTCTGTTTAAGGCATACGCAAGTGTGAACAAGGCTCCTCTGCCATTAAAGGACTACCCTGACTTAGCAAAGGTGATGAACGTGATCCAGTTTCACACCAGGATGGTGGACAGTGTGGAGGAACTTCTGCAAGAGACATCTGAGATGTCCATACTCTGGTCAgattctcctctcctctcctctcctctcctctcctctcctctcctctcctctcctctcctcctcctttcctctcctctcctctcctctcctctactaTCCTTATATAAGggtgtttctttttatgtttcctTTATTAGCTTCTACCCTCGAGTCTTCGAGAAGATGTTCATCCAGAGCAGCGAGTTGGTGTCCATGAAGCGTTACCTCATGGCGTTCCCTATCGCCTGTTCTCACTTTAGCCTTTGTGGACACCCTCTGTGCCCAGAAGAGGTCAGTGTTCAGTTATTTGCTGACCAGGCTTTTACTGTCATCATCAAAATCAATGAATACACCGGTTACACTTAGTGCCAAGTTTTAATTGTAACACTGCATTATGATAGGAAAAGatactggattttttttcaattgatgaccattttctcattttttttactctgagaTACTGCAattttgctgtatttgctttTTAATAACAGGAAAGTAAGAATAAGTAAAGTTATATCTGCTTGTTTTAAAGTTCactcacgtgtgtgtgtgtgtgtgtgtgtgtgtgtgtgtgtgtgtgtgtgtgtgcgtatgtgtgcaGATAGGAGCAATGGAGAAGAGGagtctgcgtctgtgtgtgacCTTCTTGGAGCAGATAGCCAAGCTGACCAGCAGTGTTGTGTTGGAGATTTGTGCTGAGCAGTGCAACCTCAATGACCAGGTGAAGTCTGAAACTATTTTCagtactgaaaaaaaaacttcattatCTAGCCAGGATTGATTCTGCCAAACTACACATCTAAATATAATCTCAGTCGTCACAATTTGGCAGCGGGGCATTTAGCTTCAGGCGGGGGACATATTTGagactttgaataaaaagatAAGACAAAGCTAAAACTCTGGACTTGATTAACGTGCTGTTATTTCTCTAATCCCCCTGAGGAAAATATGATGAAGCTGTTTACATTGGGCATGTTAATCAATATCTACTTGGCTGcattctttctccctctctcttttttcctaatactttcctctctccttctctgcatCCATCTCTCTTTCCACTCCATCCCTTTAGTTGATGCCCAAACACTGTGCTGAGAGCATCAGCGCAGCTCGCCACAGGAAGCAGAAGAAGCCGATGCCAAAGAAAGGAGAAGTCCAGAAAGAGAAGCCAGGCGCTGAGAGCCTGAGGAAAGATCGGACCATCGCCACCAagtcagattttctttttgttgcccTGATCATAGCGATCCTTTCTCAACTTATCTCACTGTGTTTGATCCTTCACTAAGTACACAAACCTGGCAGAAGTTTAGAAAAGTAAGTGTGATAAATACATCCCTGACTCTGGAGATGTGCAGAGTTAACAACTAGCACTTCTTCAGATCAAAGggcaaataaataaacattgcaCAGTTTATAGGTCTGATTTGCAAAGGAGGGAGTAAGGTCAATGCAGGTCATGTGGGTGGAAGTACTTTTGCGTCTACTGACACTTCGAAATGACTTCCTTTAACTCGTGACACATTTCTGTCCTTAAGACACCAGGAAGACAGGATTAAATCCTCTCGCCTACAGGCCATTATTTCTTCTGAACTTTATTACCATTCAAGTTGTGTCAGTCACGGCTGACAGGTACTGAATCAAGCtattaaaaataagaaacaaaacgCCTCAGtgtattaaaaataaactcttcTACTGGCAGCACATTAAATATTggcatttttattgtttttacctTATTATTTGGAGAGCTACATTTCTCTAATTAAATCTAAAGACTTGTAATTCTGCCTCTATCCTCCGCTCAGTTTACCTCCCTACTGCCTATTTATATAATCCTCAAACACATTCATTACCTTATCTGTGTGAGAAAAGCACTCACATACTACAGTCATTGTCAATAAAATGTGTCTTAACTTGCattctccccttctctctcccttcctctctttctcttagTATGGACAAGATGCACATGATGCTGACCGAGCTGTGCTCCACCTACAGCCTCTGCACTGACTTTGTCGTCTTTGACCACATCGTCGTTCCCACAGAGTTCCTCATTTCTCATCTGGAGACACGCCTCTCTGAGTACGCTGAATGTGGGACGGGAGTGTCATagttgtttaaataaatgttggtgATGTAGTGGTTCTAAAAGTTTCAAAGAATTCCGTAAGATGATATCTTGAAGTTTTTTTCTAAGATATCTTTAAACACTAGAATCTGTGCAATTcatattaatatttttcatATTGCATATGTAAAGGCTAATTTATGAAgtgcttttacaaaaaaaatgaaaacaggatattaagaaagaaacacaaatacagaatgCAGATGATGCAAGACATTATGTTCAATGTAAACagcaaaatatgtaaaaacaaagcagagagaaggCAGAAGGATGATAGAAACATTGAGGAATGTAAAGGAGGCAGTCAGAATTAAATAGaatatttcaaaaatatatagaatgaatgaatataaacatataaaagcaaaaaactaaagttaatgttctgtgaggaacttttggtttgtctCAATTTTGGCGCCCTCCCCCGTGGACTCATTTTGTCTTATGCATGTATAAGTAATGTTTTCTGACAAATAATCTCATCCTTCCCTTTTTAAACAGCCAAATGTATCACACCCTTTGAGTCTTTCAGGGTGTTCTTAACATCCTCATCTGACACTTACCCCATGGCAGCATTAATAGACATTTTTAATAACATCATCTCTTCTTTAATGGGCTCATTTGTTTTGTAGGTCTTAAAGAGACATCAGCATTCATTTTAGTCTTTTTCATTaccagataaaaactcctcacaggagacataaataaagataaagtgtTTGGATTGCTCTACACCTTACTTCagcattttttattcaaatttacAGTCATGGAGAAAGACATAAACACCCACTTTCATATTTTAGGGGCATGCTGttcattcaaaatgtttccCTCTGCCAGTGTGTAAATGAGCTGTATAATTGTCTCTCATTTTAGTAATGCAATGGCATCATGTCCCTGTTTTTAAATGGTGGAGTCTACATCCAAACTCATTGACTTAATACTTGTGGCTGACATCCACACTGAAGAGAGGctataaaaatgttaaacactGTGACCAGGATGGTTTAGAGGAATGGGAAACACTTCAAACTTCATTTTCTCCCTTATTCCCACTTTGGTGCACAGTGGTCAATCATTTGGAGCTTTTCTCTTTATAAATTGTCTCCTCCATCACTATTATGAAACCTGCTTTTCTATCCTGTAGGTCAGACTGTGTTGCACCCccttaaaaatctgaaaatacatCCATCATGTCACTCTCTAGTTCTGTTTTAGTGCCTATGGTTATTTAGATTAGGGGATTGGTACCAGGGCAAcccagtgtttctgtgtgctctGCTTCATCTCCCTGTCTTAGCTGATGCTTATCTCCCCTGTCACCCTTGAGTAGCAGCATGCTAACAGGGATAGGTCCAAGCAAGGTGAAAAATTGTAAATTCAGTTCACTCTGAGAGGCAAAGAGAAAGTTTtaattgaaaacataaataagatTGCAGTGAACCTTACAGGAGTGATTGTGCTGACCTATAATGAGCGTACTGTTCCATGCCTCCATGGCTCGTTTAATCTGTTTTAAGGTCCCATCTGTCCGCTCTTAATTATACTCTGACTTGGTGATAAGTGACGTTGGTTAAACATGTTTCTCCAGGATCATCGTGAGAATGGCAAATTACAACCAGGCCACCCAGGAGATAGCCCGTCCCTCAGACCTCCTGGCGGGGCTTAGAGCCTACACGGCCAGCCTGCAAAGCCTCTCCAGCTACATCAACGTGGACGTCACCCGGCTGATGAGGAATGTGCTTCTGCAGCAGACGCAGCCCCTGGACCCTAGAGGAGGACAGACCATCACCACCCTCTACACAAACTGGTGTGTGCGTGTTATACAAAGTATTAACTGTGTAAAGGTGTCCATGTAGAACAAATTTATCCAACTGGATAGTGAATCTTTGACATTTGTAATGTTGCAATCATGCAAAGAAAAGTACTGGAAGCAACATGTAGCTAGCAACCATAAGTACGTCTTTGTGGTTTCTCTCCGTCTgcctcatttcctgtctttattttttgtagAAAGTAAGTTGTTTGAAGTCTGAAGATTTTGCTTTTCTCACTCTCAGGTTCCTGGAGAGCCTCCTGCGCCAGGCCAGTAACTGCCTCATCGTTCACTGTCCCACGATGCACTGCTTCGTCAACCAGACGACTGACAACGACCCGCATTTTAGAGCGGAGGAGTTTTCTGATATATCAGGTTGGCCCCAGTGCTTAATCACAgaaatttgatttgaaatgtttcattagTCAATATGAACCTCGAGGTAGATTTTTTGATTACATCTGGATGAATGCTCACATCTTTAATAGCAAAGTTAGACGTGCTGCTTTTTTGCACATCTTGATGTAATTGACTTAgtgtaatacaaaaaaaagaattgcaAGACTAATAACACAAAGCTTTCATTGCATGTTGCATCTTATGTAAACTCAGTTCAAATATATCCTAGCCATAGCAACCACAGCCATAGCAACAACTCTCACTTTTAAAGGGATTTACAATAAACATTGCACACTAaatttatgtatttaaactCCCAAAAAGTATGAAGAATGTTTGTCAAGGTATGAAAAATTTGATGTTAGTCTTCTTCTATGAGAAAGTCTGCATGACAGGTGGAAGAAGGCCTTAAAGAGAGAGCTACTGCATGTGTTCctccattttgacttttttgcagACAAAAGTTATCATACTTGACAGAATCAAAATGTATCTCTGAACGATTAAAGGTTCTATGATAAAGGGCTGAAAGATTTACGAGACGGCTCCCTGAAGGCACTACTTGCAGATACCTCTCACTGTGACACCACACACGCAGAGGGAGAACTGTTGCTCATGAGGATGTGAAGCCTGTTATTGTTGCGATGTGTGTGATGCTCTCATTCACACTGCCTGTCATACTCTGACTCTGCCTGGCAAATGTAAAGCTCAGTATTGCTTATCATCTCCCCAGCATTTCCCTCCATACCTCATTATAATTCCAGCATCACATATCTCTCCTCCGTGCAGCCTCCACACTATAGGAGCAGTGGACCTCCCTATGACTGTATTACGGCTATATTTACttcactccacacacacatggtaCCCAAGAGTCCACTGCACTTCAATAGACGCCCCCCTCACAATGTCATCATCTTTGTCTATATTTACTCCGCAGTGAGGTATCTGCCTGCCTCACAGTGACTCACTCGCCCATCCATTAACCACCTCCAATTTTAACCACACACGTCCTTATCCATCATCATTCAGGCAGAGATGTTGAGCTGAGTGAAAGGTCTAATAGCTGCAGTTGTCTCTCTCCCACTGATTCAGCTACTCTCAGGAATCAGATCGGATCTGTgtcctttgttgtttttgtcattggCAGAGAACCAGACCTCTTATTTGATTCATGTCAAAAATCCTCACTACAAGCAAGAAAAACATCTTAATTTTTACCTGGTCCTTTTGTgcatttttgtaaacatgttcagcTGTTTGAGATCAAAATCTTTTTTGGCTTCATGGTCATCATTCATGTCATCTTCTGAACAGAGTTAAAAGCCCTGGCAGAGCTGATTGGTGCATATGGAATGAAGTTTCTGAGTGATAACCTGATTTGGCACATCACCTCTCAAGTCAGCGAACTAAAGGTACAGTAAGATCAAATCTATTTTCTTAAATCTTCTGTATTTTAAGGATTGGGTTTGAGCAGTGGTCGGCTGAATCACCAAgttaaatgtataaaacaatGGATTTTAGCCTACTTGTCTGCAGCTGGAAGACTTTCTGACcctgaataaagaaaataaaaagttgtaaTGCCTTCATGTTATGCAATGATTTTCTTTAACCCCTTTAGAAATAATGGCCATGTAACCCACATGAACATCAGATATAAAAATTGGCAGCTTCAATATGCCTTTAAAAACTGTAAGGCCCTCTATGTGAAAGACGTGCAAGGGATAATTGCATAATCAATCACAACTGGCAGCATATCAATTTTTATTGTTCACtttcacacaaagaaaagtctCTAGGTCGAGGGGGTAGTGTGACAACTTTGAACTGACATTCAATACAAGGAACACAGCATCTCCTTAAACTGTCAAAATATAACTGGTGTCGTGAAATGCGTCAGTCTCCTCAGTTATGATTCAACTAAAGAAAAGCTACAAGATAAGCTACACAAaatgatataaatataaaaactgtcATTAACAACTCGAACAAGAGGATgaaatttcatttgaaaaaaaaggttaacaaACCAGTCGTTCAGTCAAACACAAAGGATGACAGGAAACAAGGCATAATGAGCTGTGCTACAATTTTATATTGTCATAACAACAAAtagaatattaaaatgtaatttaatttaaattcaatGCACATACATTTAACAGTTAAAACAGCTTAACCACACAATATTGGATGTGTGCCAGTAGCCTGATGTAGCCACAAAGCTAGTTTGCTATTAGCTTTGAGTTTAACaaggtttttttctctgtcaagATTGGAGCTTGCTTTAATGTGGAATAACAAACTGTGTTATGATAACATATCCTAAACATGAATAGTTTTCATTGACAGGTAACCGTaagaggtgattttttttttagcaaaggTTAGCCATTTATTTCAAACAAGCTTCCTAGCACTTTGTGTGGTTAGCTCTTTTGTTGTTAGCTGTAGCTAGATTGTTTCAGGTCTAGGTCTTAACAAAGTTTggaacaaatatttaaaaagtatagTCTGTGTGTTAACATAGCAGTAACAAATGAACTGTAAGTCTTccattaaagataaataaatagactACATAGATTTACTCATTTAGAAGTGATTTTCTGTAACGTGAGATGTTGTGCTTCAAAGTGATCTTGTCTTTCATAACATCTGATCCACAAGAAGCCAGTTTGTTCTGCTGCACTGTGTCATGCTCCAAGCTTTAACACATTTGACTGTAGCTACTCTTCATGTACTGCCAGCAGATCTATCACAGTTATGACCTCCCTCCATTAGGACTCCCACACGAAGGTGGCTGTatcactgtctttttttttttttttttttttacttccctATCTCCTGTCAGAAAATGGTGATTGAGAATATGGACGTTCTGGTACAGATGAAGAACAACTTTGATAAGCCCGAAGAAATGGCCAACCTGAAGAAGAGGCTGACAGGTGAGAAGTGGAGAGGGGAAGGGGGAAGAGATGAAAGAATGAGAGGTAGGGGGTGGAAAGCAAAGTAATAGATAAAAGGAGTAGGTGTAGAGAAATGGAGACAGGATGAGATCAGGTAGTGAAGATGTATAAAGTGAGAGAAAATGATGTCAGGGGGAGGAGAAACGTGGCAGGAATCTAAAGAGGAGTACGATGGATGAATCACTCAGACCATAATTAGTTACACACGGccatacacatatatatttatttatttatcagaacAGCTGGTCCATGTTCTGTTACATAGAGTAGTCATTTATTGCAAGCTATCATATTAGCCTAATAGAAAGATGcattttcagaatatgaatGAGGATTGATGTTAATCTATGGTAATGATCATTATGAGAATAAACTTTACTTATGTAGCACTTTTCTTAACAAAGATCAAAAGTGCTTCACTAATTATACAGAAATATAAAAGGAAAGGAAGCAGATAGAAACAACACAGGAAAAAGTGTTCaaagaaagataaaacagaagaaGCCTCCTGGCAACAACTACAACATGCACACCTATCTGTGAAATCAGCCTTGCCCCTATTTATGACAAGTTCTTTACAATTTTATAATGAAAgggatgattaaaaaaatcatggCCGCTAAAGATTTTTACCAATATAGAAATGAGCtttagagacccaaactgtttatTGTGccatgctgtaaacatgtttaactgggctgtaaaaataaactttttaaaattggCTTTAACGGGGGGTTTCTTGGcgtttgcagccagcctcaagtggacactcaaggaaatgttttttttttctttttgcacttgTGCATTGGCCTCATTTTACAACACTGGAAGTTTCTTCCTGGTTTAAAGCCATACATGTACTTTATCTCCTCCTGTGGAGCCCATATAGTCACAAAATACAGCAGTACTCAAATGATCATTTTTATTGAACTCAAATGCTGTAACTAAGCCAGCAATGTAACACCACCTGGCGTTAGAATGACAGTTGATTTTTTCATAGCATCAGAGGTTAATCAAGGTATAAATAACCAGCAAAGCTGTCAGACACTTCACAGTAATAATCTCATCTGCCCAGCCATGACATGTTCTCATACGTTAAAACAGAAATAGTCACACATGCAGCCACGTGTTGTACCATATAAGACAGAGGTTTATCACTTCAAATGCTGATCTGTTTCATCTGCACTTGTAGGAGGAGAGAACGTGCTGAAGAGGATGACAATCGTCGGGGTTATCCTGTCCTTCAGAGCAATGGCTCAGGACGGTCTCAAAGATGTAATACTCAACAACATGTTGTCATCATTCATTGCATACTCCCACCAGGCATAAACAACCAACCAGTGTGAAGtatactttttaaactcaatTCAGAGTGATAGTATACTCTTTGAACTAGGAGAGGTAAATTCAGAGTGACACTTCATTCTTGAGCTCATGGAGAGTGGAGTGATTATTTAGTTGTATCTCAGGGTTCACTCACATGCTTACAGACCTGCATGTCATGCAACTGAAGTAAGTGGGTTATGTACCAATGAAGTTAGAAGCAATATAAATTGCCAATATCAACTTTGTTATTAACCTATTTCAAAAATCTGAACAGCACAGTTCATCTCAAAGTGTTTTTCAGACAATACAGGTTCATAATATTAACTTGCACTGTCAATCACCTGTCATATAGAGCTAGGAGAAAACCGCCCTAGACTACTAGAAGGTAATTTCTTTATTATGCATGATCATAATAATACTAGTTCATATAATCCTTTTATCTAGATCCTGCATAAGCATTGCCCATACATGATTGGGCCCATCGAGTACCTGAAGGACTTCATCACCCCTGAAGTCGACATCAAGGTAAAACACCATAAAAGATCAATCCATATATTGAGGAATGGGAGTGCTGTATCAAGGTTTCTCTGTGCACAAGTCATCCACAGTTTAACAGAATTAGATCAAGGGTTTATTTTCAAAAGGCAAACTTACTGTGGGAGAATTCAGGTTGATGGTATATATCATATTTTCATTTGtacaaatacattaacattaagGACTTTTGAGAATTGACTGTTTGCCATCAGAAGTTTTGCAAACTGCAGCACAGCGTGTGGCACAATATCATTGATACAGATATGAGACAACTCAGCTGTAGATGTGAGTGGGAGAGTGGCAGAGAAAcagtttaattgtttttttcctgtagtCCCATACAAATAAAATTCCTTATCTCCCTGTGGAGCCATCAGTGTGACTGTGACTCATGAACTCCCCCTCCTTCACTTACGTCTGGCCTCTGAGTGCAGCATGACAGCCGTGCCACAGCAGAGGCCGGATAACCCCAAAGACGTCAGCAGCCCCCTCATGCCtccgtgagagagagagactctgcTGCTTGCTGCAGCTCTGCACTCTCGACCACATCAGTGGAAACTTTCTGCCCAGACAGGCACACAACCAGAAATAGGGCTAGATCAAAACCTGTGTGTCAACACAACGACACTCTCCAATGATTTAATGTGACACAGAGGAGAATATGTGTGGGGCAGGTACATGCAATGAACAGCAGAGATTAGCACTAGGCTGTTTTTAAGGAGTTTGTTAgcaagaaaaatgaataaattactGTATGACTAAAATAAATAGCATGAAGTTCAGAATGCACTGCCTGCttcaaactacattttttttttaaaagttggatATCCTTCAAAGCTATCGGAAACACAAATACATCATAGTTTTCTGACCATGTGATATACAGCAGGGTCTTCATGCATGATAGTGAGTATCTAAAAATgcaagaaaatgtatttaatatttaagaTATTGTAATGTCACTCTTTGTAAACTTTTCTGATTTGGTGTGAATATGGTTCATTGAATTTATCATAGGACCAGGAATGTATAATGTAATTTGTTCTGCAATCCagtcatggaaaaaaaaaattcacacagcAGTTACTAAGCTGTTTACACTTAGCATTAGCTCTGTCGGCCCGGTATCAACCAGGCGTCAACCGCCGGTGTTGAAAATCGAAGGCGATGCAGAAGTTGATTTAATGTAGgataagagttatgcataactaggcgcgtagctgacctgattgacaggctgacgtgttgttaggttgactgaaagttaggttgagacagcattttcagcCATCGATTGGACTTAAAAGCCCCCGGAAGTCACAGATGGGTGATGTAActtcaggcttcgtccattcatatttaccGACAATTGTATTGACAGTGGTCAGTGCTCATTGTCCATCATGGTTGTCTGTTTGCAATGTGGGAGTTTAGTGAGGATTGTTAACTAAAAACTAACTGCAGAAATCATATAATTCATTTCTTTAACAATACGGCACTACCTAACACTATGGAGCCGTCGTTTGGCAGTGCATTTATAGCTTTGAAAACAAGCAGAGGAATCTCAGCTTATGTTTCATGTGTCTGCTTACTACTAACTATGAAATCAATAATGAAGCATTTTCGAACAACATTCAGGGACAAATTGAACTGAATTTGCTCAGATGGCAGGGCTTCTGCTCCCTCCTCTGAATATTACTCAGAGAACTCAACATTACTTCTTCAGTCATGGTCACACGCGGCAATAGTGTGTGCCAATGTTGATCAAAATGTGATGACAAGGCCCACATAGTCAGAGAGAAGCTTTGGAATAAGTTTCTCTAATGGTGACAAGCATTTAATTTCACCCTAATGTTAGTGGATATATAATGTGCAATTGTACTATTTTTAACAGACATTTCCAGAGACTACTGCTTTCTACTACTTTCTGTCCATACAGGTGACTCTGAGCATTTTTGAGCTGGCTTCTGCTGCAGGGCTAAGATGTGATATCGATCCTGCCCTCGTCACAGCTATTGGCAGTATGCAGACAGGTAACACTTATTATTAGTGCCGCTTCTGCAGACAGAGACATCTAAAGTCAGTCTATAAAAATAGTGTTCTTCCATCTCGTTACGCTTTCTTTGTAGATAACACGTCAATTGACGAGGAGTACAAGCTGTCCTGTTTGCTGCTCGTCTACATCGCCGTGTCCCTGCCTACCCTGACCCTGGACCCCAACTCCTTCTACAGCCGGGAGCATGGCGGTGCatattcattcatccattttcaGCTCTTACTAACTGCTTGACATTAATAGCTCTCCAGACTGCCCTAACACAAATGCTAATCTTTGCTTCCTCCACTGATTACTTACCCGCTGCTGATAGTGTATCAAAACAGTACTCCACCCTCAAACGCTAAGCCTATTAG contains:
- the nckap1l gene encoding nck-associated protein 1-like, with translation MDYQQKLAEKLSILNERGNGVLIRMNYIKKTCADPKTRPPLLTEKATEPAIKYINKKFPNIDFRGNIQNLTSIQRQKSEVLAATSSYYDSFLDVIEFRDHVYELLNTIDACQCFFDILINFDFTKNYLDLITTYTSVIITLSRIDDKKALVGMFNCAHEMTNGSSDPSYPRLGQMFVEYEHPLKKLTEEFGPHTRSVTAALLSLRMVYPRRNLPAEQWRSAQLLSLLSAPAAMLDPTCCDTMACEYLSMEVMERWIVIGFLLCHTSLNTNQASQELWKMALRSGLFLTLTRDEVLNIHKVSEELFDSFKGYSKRVADIKECREHVIVNGGALHRERRQFLRGALKELFKVLEDEPGLLGPKALFVFMALSFSRDEVLWLVRHSENMPKIKTPEDYIDNQMAELLFYMEKLRGLMKNYYLVVQRYHVQYLSQFDALVLNDTIQNMYVCPEEESVLMTSFVSTLSALSIKQVENKEEFDFRGLRLDWLRLQAYASVNKAPLPLKDYPDLAKVMNVIQFHTRMVDSVEELLQETSEMSILCFYPRVFEKMFIQSSELVSMKRYLMAFPIACSHFSLCGHPLCPEEIGAMEKRSLRLCVTFLEQIAKLTSSVVLEICAEQCNLNDQLMPKHCAESISAARHRKQKKPMPKKGEVQKEKPGAESLRKDRTIATNMDKMHMMLTELCSTYSLCTDFVVFDHIVVPTEFLISHLETRLSEIIVRMANYNQATQEIARPSDLLAGLRAYTASLQSLSSYINVDVTRLMRNVLLQQTQPLDPRGGQTITTLYTNWFLESLLRQASNCLIVHCPTMHCFVNQTTDNDPHFRAEEFSDISELKALAELIGAYGMKFLSDNLIWHITSQVSELKKMVIENMDVLVQMKNNFDKPEEMANLKKRLTGGENVLKRMTIVGVILSFRAMAQDGLKDILHKHCPYMIGPIEYLKDFITPEVDIKVTLSIFELASAAGLRCDIDPALVTAIGSMQTDNTSIDEEYKLSCLLLVYIAVSLPTLTLDPNSFYSREHGGHNNNIHCLAKAINQLAAAMFTFQNKNIEQHLKEFLLMASSTLLQLGQNVERIESKNRESVYLLLHMIVEESPFLSQDMLESCFPYVLLRNAYREVYRAFIVTLG